Within the Pseudomonadota bacterium genome, the region GCCGCGAGCTTCGTAGAAGGCGTGGTAGAAATCCACGAGCAGACCGCGCTGTTGGAGGTAGTAGCAGATGTATCGCGCCTCGGCGTAGTTGGTGCCCGGATCCTCGCCGTAGAACTGCTCGTCCGTCCGCGAGGTCAGCCACTCGAACGTCGGCAGCTCACCGAGCGCGATCGCCGCCTTGAGCGTCGGGAGGCGCCAATTGACGAGCCCGCGGATGTGGCCGTCGACCGAGGTCGGGTACTCGAACAAAGAGGCGAGCCCTTCGTCGAGCCACGGTGGGCTCGACGGGAAGTTGGCCGCCACGAACGGGTGCACGATCTCGTGGACCAGGGTGCCGCCGCCGGTCGCGATGTTGATGACGATCGCCCGGTGCTCCCGGGAGTAGAAGCCGTAGGGCGTGCCCGGCGATTCGCCGAAGACGCGCAGCGTGTGCTCCGTGTAGCTCTGGTTGGCGGAGAAGAGCCAGATGTCGACGATCTCCTTCGGATCGCGGGCGAAGAAGTCCTTCTTCAGCAGCGCGACGGCCCGCCGGATCGTGCCGTGCGCGTACGCCTCGACCTCCACGGGGTGCGCGTCGCTCACGACGACGAACGGCGGCTCGACCGCTACCACGAAGCCCTGCGGCACGATCCGCCGCAGCCGCATCACGTGCTGCGCGAAGTCGGCGGGCGTGTTCGCGTCCGAGGCGTCCCCGTACTCCAGCTCGCGCGGGTCGAGGCGGAGGCGGACGACGCCCCACTGGTAGCGGCCCTGGATCGACCAGAGATCGAGGAACTCCTCGCGGCTCATCCGGCGGTACGCGCCGTCCTGGATCGATGGGTCGTGGTACACAACCTCGTCGGACGCCCCCTCGTAGCCGAGCACGAGGTGGAAGTGCT harbors:
- a CDS encoding C39 family peptidase, which translates into the protein MLKRVLQLAILTAVLTSKAENAPPLYTSVLIPGVPHVVEKEDFCGEAAAEMYLRKLGENMDQDYVFDRADVDPVEGRGLDASELAFALARIGFEMGRIWTPIGSDAEMDAAFAALHADLASGVPSIVLMRASPADATEHFHLVLGYEGASDEVVYHDPSIQDGAYRRMSREEFLDLWSIQGRYQWGVVRLRLDPRELEYGDASDANTPADFAQHVMRLRRIVPQGFVVAVEPPFVVVSDAHPVEVEAYAHGTIRRAVALLKKDFFARDPKEIVDIWLFSANQSYTEHTLRVFGESPGTPYGFYSREHRAIVINIATGGGTLVHEIVHPFVAANFPSSPPWLDEGLASLFEYPTSVDGHIRGLVNWRLPTLKAAIALGELPTFEWLTSRTDEQFYGEDPGTNYAEARYICYYLQQRGLLVDFYHAFYEARGEDPTGYRTLLHVLGGGSAEEIEQDWSSWILGLRQAR